In Capsicum annuum cultivar UCD-10X-F1 chromosome 11, UCD10Xv1.1, whole genome shotgun sequence, one genomic interval encodes:
- the LOC124889001 gene encoding protein FAR1-RELATED SEQUENCE 5-like, whose protein sequence is MQDTLESFNLKEQNAKGTEGSLEEIESTVNEIVSFVLQSGDEESREPYIGMKFQSLDVRFKFYLDYTHHNGFSVRKNRITRSRKHKSMIDREFVCAKEEFHSKKSLKSDKKRDETREGCKAMMYLSKKEEEKWVIARLVLNHNHELASPQSQIFLR, encoded by the coding sequence ATGCAGGACACTCTTGAAAGTTTTAACTTAAAAGAGCAAAATGCAAAAGGAACTGAAGGTTCCTTGGAGGAAATAGAAAGTACCGTGAATGAAATTGTATCTTTTGTTCTTCAATCAGGTGATGAAGAATCGAGAGAACCTTATATCGGTATGAAGTTCCAGTCACTTGATGTTAGATTTAAGTTTTATCTTGATTATACTCATCATAATGGCTTTAGTGTGCGTAAAAATAGAATTACTAGATCAAGAAAACATAAATCAATGATTGATCGAGAGTTTGTTTGTGCAAAAGAGGAATTTCACTCAAAGAAAAGTCTTAAGAGTGATAAAAAACGAGATGAGACTAGAGAAGGGTGCAAAGCGATGATGTATTtgtcaaagaaagaagaagaaaagtgggTTATAGCTAGGCTTGTTTTgaatcataatcatgaacttGCTTCTCCTCAAAGCCAAATTTTTTTgc